The Candidatus Omnitrophota bacterium region ATGCTGTGGCCTTAGGCCACAGAACTCGTGTACGGGATATCTGCCGGCCGCAATGACCCGTAGGAGCGATATGGAGAAAAGGCAAGGCCGCATAACTGCGAAGCTCCACCGTCCATAAAACGCGCATTCGCGCGTAACCCTCTATGCGTGGTGTTCAGTGGCTGTGTTTTGTCTGGTCGTATAGTTAGTTCTTTTCTGGCAATCGGGATCGACAGCGCCTACTGCGAACCGTTACGTGATCCAAGTTGAATAAAACCCGTCTCAGACGTGCCTGCGGCTCAAACAAGCCTGTCGGCGAGCTATGAAAAATAAAAAACCCCCATGAAGGGGGTTTTTGTTTTTATGGCGTCCCCGGACAGACTCGAACTGTCGCTTCCGGCTCCGGAGGCCGGTACTCTATCCATCTGAGCTACGGGGACAAAAAACTAACGCGCACATAACGTATTGTGGAACATTATACTGTTTTTTCTTCCGTATGTAAATCGTAAGGATCACACAATGCCGAAAAATCAAAAATCGTGTTATTCTATGAACCGCGTAGAATTTGGACTACAGAACGTTGATGCTCGGAAACCCTTATATCCACTAAATGATATTGACAACGCCGGTGAAATTTAGTAATATCTCTCTTATGGAAGTTTTGTCCAACTTAACTAAGGAGGTAGTTGATGAACAAGGCTGAATTTATTGAATCCGTATTCAAAATGGGTGGATACGAAACGAAAGCCGAAGCGGGCAGAGCATATGATACCGTCGTAGGCGCTCTCGCGACCCGTCTTTCAAAAGGCAACGCGAAAGAAAGAGTTATTCGTCTTCCTGAGCTGGGCACTTTCCAGATGAAGACAAGGAAAGCAAGGAACGGCAGAAACCCGCAGACCGGAAAAGCCATAAAGATACCGGCTAAAAAAGTTGTGGCGTTCAAGGCTGGCAAGGGTCTTTCTGACAATCTCTAATATCGTCAAAAAGGCATTCAGACGGTCCCGTCATTTAATGGCGGGACCGTTCTTTTTTCTGGGATAGGTGCCCGGTTCGAAAGCCGGATACTAACAGCTGGACTTTTATGGGGCATAATGTATAATAAAAAAGCCGGTAAATCAGAGCAGTATAACAGGATATGGATATGATAACTGTCAGCAAAATAGCAAAATTCCTTGGGGCCGAGGTGGTCGGGGACGGCACCACGGTCGTAACGGGCATGGAACTGAGCGATATCGCCTCGAAAGGTGATATAACCTTTGCGGTGGACGATAAAGCGCTGGAAGCCGCGGGCAAAAGCGAGGCTTCCTGTGTTATCACTTCATTGCATGTTGAGACTTTCCCTAAAACTGTGATCAGGGTCAGGGACATTAAAGAAGCCATGACCGTGTTATATAACGTGATGATGGAGATCCTCCCGCCGAGGACCGGAGAGGTCCACCCAACAGCTGTCGTAGCGGATTCGGCTTCCATTTGTGATGGAGTGGGGATCGGGGCGCACGCTGTCGTGGGCGAACGCGTAAGAGTGGGCAAGAACACCCAGATCGGTCCGAATTGTTCTATTGGGGATAACGTATCGATAGGGGAAAGAACTGTCATCAACCCGAACATTACTATATATCCGAATACCATTATAGGGAAGAACGTTATCATACATTCGGGGACGGTCATAGGCGCGGATGGATTTGGCTACCTCCCGAAGGATGGTAAGATCTACAAGGTCCCGCAGATGGGACGTGTTGTGATAGGGGATGACGTCGAGATAGGGGCCGATACGTGTATTGACAGGGGTACGTTCACTGACACGGAAATAGGCTGTGGAACGAAGATTGACAACCTGGTGCAGATCGCCCATAACGTAAAAATAGGGCGGAATGTCCTGATAGCCGCCCAGACAGGCATAGCGGGGAGTTCTATTGTCGGGGACAATACCATGATGGGAGGGAACGTGGGAGTGGCCGACCACGTCATCGTGGGCAGGAACGCCAGGATAGCCGCTAAATCCGGGGTAACAGGCAGGGTCGACGAGGAGAAGGTCGTTATGGGATATCCTCATCGGGAGATAAAGGATTTCAAGAAGCTGTTCGCCATAGAGAGCCTGCTCATCAAGAACAAGAACAAGCTCATCAAACTTTTAAGGTCTTTGCCTGACGAAAAAGAATAGTTTCTCGGGAAAGGAAAAAGAGGTCATGATAATACTTACGGGTGGTGCCGGGTTCATAGGGAGTTGTTTCCTCTCGAAACTCAACCAGGAGGGCGTAGAGGATATACTCGTCGTGGACCATCTTGATAGTTCGGAAAAGTGGCGCAATCTGGCAGGTAAAAGTTTTATCGATTACGTGCAGAAAGATGATTTTCTCCGGATGGTCCAGGAGCGTAAACTGCCGCGTCCAAAAGCGGTAGTACATATGGGTGCCTGTAGCTCGACGACATGTACCGACGCGGATTATTTCATCAAGAACAATTATGAGTATTCCAAGGTCCTCGCGGAATGGACGCTCAAGAGCAAGGTGCCGTTCATTTACGCGTCATCCGCCGCAACTTACGGTGACGGCAGCGCGGGATATAGCGACAAGGTGGATTCCATAAAGGGACTGAAACCGCTGAATATGTACGGACTTTCCAAACACATGTTCGATATGTGGGTGCTTTCCAGCGGGCTTATAGGCAAGGTTACCGGGATAAAGTTCTTCAACGTATTCGGGCCGAATGAATACCATAAGGGTGACATGATGAGCGTTATCTGTAAGAAGTTCCGACAGGTGCGGGATAAAGGCAAGATAACGCTGTTCAAGTCATATGATCCGGAGTATGCCGACGGAGAACAAAAAAGGGATTTTATATATATCAAGGATGTCGTGGATGTTATGTATCATCTCTTGAACAACCCTGATAAGACCGGGATCTTCAACCTTGGCACGGGTAAGGCCCGAAGCTGGAATGACCTCGCGGGGGCGATGTTCGCGGCGCTGGGGAAAGAACCGGTCATCGAGTATGTCGAAATGCCGGAGGACATACGCCCAAAATACCAGTACTTCACTCAAGCTGAGATGGCCAGGCTCAAAGGGACCGGGTATTCGAGAACTTTCCGGGAACTGGAAGACTCGGTAAAAGATTATATTGGCTATCTTTCGAAAGAAGCGTATCTTTAGCGTGTATCAGGGGTGGCTGGTAAAGCTTTTGGTGGTCGGGTCGAATATGGTTATGAGGTTCCTGCCTTTTTCCTTTGATTCATAAAGAGCGTGGTCGGCTTCGCTTATCAGGTATTCCGCCTTATAGTCCTCATGCCCGTTATATGATGAAACTCCCATACTCATTGTAACATGCACCTGCGTGTGGTCGAATTGTATGGCGGTATGTTCGACATCGCTTTTTATGCGCTCCGCTATGTCGATGGCGCGCTCCGTGAGCTGCCTGAGCCTCGTCGCGACCGCTGAAGCGTGTTCCATGGAAGATTCCACGAGAAGTATGGCGAACTCCTCTCCGCCATATCTGGCCACTATATCCGAAGACCTGACGTCGGTGGATACGATGCCAGAGACGGTTTTCAAGACCATATCCCCGCAAAGATGGCCATACGTGTCATTGAATTTCTTAAAATGGTCGATATCGCACATTATGAGGGAGATCGGGCGTTTATATCGCTGTGAACGGGTCACTTCGCGTTGCAGGAACTCCTTGAAGTATTTCTGGGTATATAATCCCGTAAGACCGTCGTGCACCGCGCGATATTCGGCTTTTCTTTTCTCATGCTCTATAACGGCGCTGTATTCCCGGAAAACAAGGACTGACAAAAGCAGTACCAGCATTATAGCGAAAGATATACGCGTTACCAGCAGCATATGGTCGTACTCGCTCATTCCTTTCTCGTATTCTTTGTTTATATCGTAGACCATAAGGGTGCCCACGTCCCTGTTCTCGTACTTTATGGGATAAACATACTCGGCGCTAAGGATGTCCAGCTCTTTTACGTCGTTCAAAACGCTGTTCATCGTGCCATTGTCGTCCTGGTAAACGAAGTTCACGCTAAGGAACGGGATATCGTTGTATTTATTTATAAAGGACGTAATATTCCCGATCGTGGGGATAGAAACCTCTTTTTTAAAGCTCTGGTATATGGAAGAAGCCAGACGTTCGGCCCTTTCCAGGTTATATCTTGTGGGTTTTTCTATAAAATAGCTGTACATGATGGTCCCCTGGCGATTCAACAGGAAGTTGAACAGGAACCAGCTGAGTACCGAAAAGAGGACCAGGTATCCTACGAAACGGGTCTTTAGGAAAGATATCTTCATTATGATCTATGTTTCTGCCTTTCTTGGAAAAGTTATTATAAGTATATATCTTCAAGGGTAAAAATGCAAAGATCGCCCGATCCTTATATGATTTGAAAAATAAAGGCTTATATGCTATATTTTCCATGAAAACCGAAACCGAAAGGAGCGCGGGTTTATGGATATACAATATACCTCGAAAGACATCATTGAGATGGCCATACAGGCCAAGGCGAGGGGGGTGGATCTTTATCTGGCTCTCGCGCGTAATAGTGAGAATTACCATGTCGGTAAGCTTTTTACCGAGTTCGCGAAGGACGAGCAAAAACACAAGGTGCAACTTGAGAAAATACTGGACTCGGTCCGAGGGAAGAAGGAAGAGGCGTATCCGGGAGAAAGGGCCATGTACCTTAGGTCGCTCGTGGATACCAATACCTTCAACTGCGACAAGACCAGGAAACAGCTTTTAGAGACGACCGTGAGCGAGGAAGACGCCCTTCGCGCGGGGATAACGTTCGAAAAAGACCTGATGCTTTTTCTTCATGAACTTAGGCAACACGCGGATGCCCAAGGAGCCAGGACGATAGATGATCTCTTGGATGAAGAGATAAACCATTTGGCTAAGATGTTCCACTTCAGGGAGAAGGTGGACGGCAAGAGTTGAACGCTCTTATGGCGTGATCTCCGCGGGCATCATTCGTCTTACGGAATTTATCAGGAACACATGGTCCGCCCCCAGGATATCTTCCTTGTAAAGTATCGCTGTCTTGAGCGGGATTTTCCCGGAATCCATGAGATATTTCCTATAAACTCCGGGCAGGACGCCGGAAGATATCGGCGGCGTCAGGAACAGCCCGTTCTTGTTCACGATAATATTGGTTATGGCCCCTTCGGTCACTTCACCGTCTGTATTAGTGAAGATAACGTCAAAAAAACCCAAAGTCCGGGCTTTTCCAAGTTCGGTATCGTAAAGTGACCGGTTAGTCGTTTTATGCCTGAGCAGGGGGTCATCCTTTTCGGTATTTTTTGTGGCCAATACAGCTTTTACCGGATATGTTGGTGGTGGAGGCAGGGGGGAATGTGATATTTTCAGGCCGCCGTTCGGAGCAAGAAGTAACCGGACCCGGTATTCCTTATCCGGGGCAAAAGACGCGGCTATTTTGTCCAGTTCGTTCCGTACTTGGGCCTCATCCAGAGAAAGGGAAAGTGTTCGGGCGCTTGATCTTAGTCGGTCCATATGAAGGCCCAGAAGGAAATATCTGTTCTCTTCCCACAGGATGGTCTCGATAAGCTGGAAGGATGAACCGTTATCGGCCATTACTACCTCTTTCATGTGTTGAGGAACCAGTTCGTTGACTAATATTATAAATGTGTTACAATAAAAACTCAAATTTTATTATGGTTGATCCCGGATGTTCTGGCTGGGACAACAGGAACAAGAATAAGAGAACAGAAATTTACGCGTGCCAGGTCGCTCGGCGGAGCTCGCGACACTTCCTCGGACATTACGTCCTCGGTCGTAGCTAAAAGGTGTGGCACGCAGGATAGAAAATAGCAGAAATTTACGCGTGCCAGGTCGCTCGGCGGAGCTTGCGACACTTCCTCGGACATTACGTCCTCGGTCGTAGCTAAAAGGTGTGGCACGCAGGATAGAAAATAGCAGAAATTTACGCGTGCCAGTAGCTCAGCTGGATAGAGTACCGGCCTACGAAGCCGTTGGTCGCAGGTTCGAATCCTGCCTGGCACGCCATTAAACACAAACCCCGCTTTTAGGCGGGGTTTTGTATTTAATGGCTACAAACATCCTTTCGGATGTTTGTGCATCTCCGCTCACTTTATCTGTAAAAGCGAGCTTTTCCGATAAAGTTCTCTCCAATGCTGTGCCAGTCAGGGGCCCTGTAAGCGTAGCTAAAGAAGTGAAGCACGGTTTCCTGCCTGTAGCCTTAACAAGCTCCCCCGGAAAAGCTATCTCTCCGTCACTGTGCCAGTCAGGGACTCTGTAAGCGTATCTGAAGAAGCGAAGCACGGTTTCCTGCCTGGCATGACCGAGGGGGCACCGAACGTGAGTGACCGAAGAGGCATTGACCTCGAGGAAATCCCGGGCATAGAGATGTCTGGGGGAAATGTTGGCGTCCCGGGAAGGCGCCGACCGCCATTTTCTATAAGAAAATGGCTCAAAAGAGGCATCCTGAGAAGGATGCCTCTTTTTGTGACTGCGTTCTATCTTTTCCGGGGAAACAAGTTCCCCCGGAAAAGCTATCTCTCCGTCACTGTGCCAGTCAGGGACCCTGTAAGCGTATCTGAAGAAGCGAAGCACGGTTTCCTGCCTGGCATGACCGAGGGGGCACCGAACGTGAGTGACCGAAGAGGCATTGACCTCGAGGAAATCCCGGGCATAGAGATGTCTGGGGGAAATGTTGGCGTCCCGGGAAGGCGCCGACCGCCATTTTCTATAAGAAAATGGCTCAAAAGAGGCATCCTGAGAAGGATGCCTTTTTTTGTGACTGCGTTCTATCTTTTCCGGGGAAACAAGCTCCCCCGGAAAAGCTATCTCTTTGTCACTGTGCCAGCCAGGGAGTCGCTCGGGGGACCTCACGACACTTCCTCAGACATTGCGTCTTCGGTCGCCTTCATAACTTTAAATAGCTCGGGGCTGGTTTTCCTGCCCTGGCATAAAAGCCGCAATGAAAATATGGGGGCTGGCCCCGCCGGGTGCTACGCTGTTTAGGGGCCTGTTCGTTCAGGGGGCTTCGCGACACTTCCTCAGACATTGCGTTTTCGGTCGCCTTCGGGTTTTACGTCCGGCTTGATGCCGGACTCCTCGTTGTCTTTTCCTGGGTGAACAGGCATTCGGACCAAAAGCTTAAGCGAGTTAAGTTAAAAAACATTGTGTTTCCGGCGATGACGCAAT contains the following coding sequences:
- the rfaD gene encoding ADP-glyceromanno-heptose 6-epimerase; amino-acid sequence: MIILTGGAGFIGSCFLSKLNQEGVEDILVVDHLDSSEKWRNLAGKSFIDYVQKDDFLRMVQERKLPRPKAVVHMGACSSTTCTDADYFIKNNYEYSKVLAEWTLKSKVPFIYASSAATYGDGSAGYSDKVDSIKGLKPLNMYGLSKHMFDMWVLSSGLIGKVTGIKFFNVFGPNEYHKGDMMSVICKKFRQVRDKGKITLFKSYDPEYADGEQKRDFIYIKDVVDVMYHLLNNPDKTGIFNLGTGKARSWNDLAGAMFAALGKEPVIEYVEMPEDIRPKYQYFTQAEMARLKGTGYSRTFRELEDSVKDYIGYLSKEAYL
- a CDS encoding HU family DNA-binding protein, yielding MNKAEFIESVFKMGGYETKAEAGRAYDTVVGALATRLSKGNAKERVIRLPELGTFQMKTRKARNGRNPQTGKAIKIPAKKVVAFKAGKGLSDNL
- a CDS encoding GGDEF domain-containing protein codes for the protein MKISFLKTRFVGYLVLFSVLSWFLFNFLLNRQGTIMYSYFIEKPTRYNLERAERLASSIYQSFKKEVSIPTIGNITSFINKYNDIPFLSVNFVYQDDNGTMNSVLNDVKELDILSAEYVYPIKYENRDVGTLMVYDINKEYEKGMSEYDHMLLVTRISFAIMLVLLLSVLVFREYSAVIEHEKRKAEYRAVHDGLTGLYTQKYFKEFLQREVTRSQRYKRPISLIMCDIDHFKKFNDTYGHLCGDMVLKTVSGIVSTDVRSSDIVARYGGEEFAILLVESSMEHASAVATRLRQLTERAIDIAERIKSDVEHTAIQFDHTQVHVTMSMGVSSYNGHEDYKAEYLISEADHALYESKEKGRNLITIFDPTTKSFTSHP
- a CDS encoding aminotransferase class IV, with product MKEVVMADNGSSFQLIETILWEENRYFLLGLHMDRLRSSARTLSLSLDEAQVRNELDKIAASFAPDKEYRVRLLLAPNGGLKISHSPLPPPPTYPVKAVLATKNTEKDDPLLRHKTTNRSLYDTELGKARTLGFFDVIFTNTDGEVTEGAITNIIVNKNGLFLTPPISSGVLPGVYRKYLMDSGKIPLKTAILYKEDILGADHVFLINSVRRMMPAEITP
- a CDS encoding ferritin family protein; its protein translation is MDIQYTSKDIIEMAIQAKARGVDLYLALARNSENYHVGKLFTEFAKDEQKHKVQLEKILDSVRGKKEEAYPGERAMYLRSLVDTNTFNCDKTRKQLLETTVSEEDALRAGITFEKDLMLFLHELRQHADAQGARTIDDLLDEEINHLAKMFHFREKVDGKS
- the lpxD gene encoding UDP-3-O-(3-hydroxymyristoyl)glucosamine N-acyltransferase; the encoded protein is MITVSKIAKFLGAEVVGDGTTVVTGMELSDIASKGDITFAVDDKALEAAGKSEASCVITSLHVETFPKTVIRVRDIKEAMTVLYNVMMEILPPRTGEVHPTAVVADSASICDGVGIGAHAVVGERVRVGKNTQIGPNCSIGDNVSIGERTVINPNITIYPNTIIGKNVIIHSGTVIGADGFGYLPKDGKIYKVPQMGRVVIGDDVEIGADTCIDRGTFTDTEIGCGTKIDNLVQIAHNVKIGRNVLIAAQTGIAGSSIVGDNTMMGGNVGVADHVIVGRNARIAAKSGVTGRVDEEKVVMGYPHREIKDFKKLFAIESLLIKNKNKLIKLLRSLPDEKE